A genomic segment from Triticum dicoccoides isolate Atlit2015 ecotype Zavitan chromosome 1A, WEW_v2.0, whole genome shotgun sequence encodes:
- the LOC119358519 gene encoding G-type lectin S-receptor-like serine/threonine-protein kinase At2g19130: MAPLYILLGLLLLHTAPWCFSAAVDEDTLMAGQALAVGDKLVSRNGKFALGFFQPAASSSISKSSRNATSSRSSWYLGIWFNKIPVLTTVWIANREEPITHPNLNSAQLKISNDGNLAIVVNHGSNTQSIVWSTHIVNNRTHNSLNITSAAVLLNSGNLVLKESPSSDLSVWQSFDNPTDVWLAGAKFGRNKVTGFSRYGISKKSLIDPGLGSYSIELEGTRGIVLKHRNPSIEYWLYASSTAASLVPVVNSLLSLDPRTKGLYNLVYVNDDQEEYYMYTSHDESSSMFVSLDISGQIKLNLWSQANQSWQTIYAQPDDPCDPPAACGPFAVCRGKPHPSCDCMESFSKKSPHDWEFEDRIGGCIRNTPLHCTTSKNITSSTDIFHPIAQVTLPYNPQSIAVATTQSKCEEACLSSCSCTAYSYKNNRCSVWNGELLSVNLDDGIDNTSKDVLYLRLAAKDFSANLRKKKRKPNVGVVTAASIIVVVLLMLMLLLLIWRNKCKWCGLLPIYSDNQGSAGRIVAFRYTDLVRATKKFSEKLGGGGFGSVYKGVLSDSKTTIAVKRLDGAHQGEKQFRAEVSSVGLIQHINLVKLIGFCCEGDHRLLVYEHMLNGSLDSHLFKKRNAAASAAVLNWNTRYQIALGVAKGLSYLHQSCHKCIIHCDIKPENILLDASFVPKVADFGLAAFVGRDFSRILTSFRGTTGYLAPEWLSGVAVTPKIDVYGFGMLLLEIISGRRNSSPETSHYTNSSSNVDQHVGYFPVQTISKLHSGDVKSLVDPQLHGDFNLEEAERVCKVACWCIQDNEFDRPAMGEVVQVLEGLREIDVPPMPRLLAALTEQSGAATLM; the protein is encoded by the coding sequence ATGGCTCCCCTCTACATACTACTCGGTCTTCTCCTATTGCACACTGCTCCTTGGTGCTTCTCTGCAGCTGTAGATGAGGACACTCTCATGGCAGGCCAAGCGCTCGCCGTTGGTGACAAGCTCGTCTCCAGGAACGGCAAGTTCGCCCTTGGCTTCTTCCAGCCAGCAGCAAGCAGCAGTATCAGTAAGTCGTCCCGCAACGCCACCTCCTCAAGATCCAGCTGGTACCTTGGCATATGGTTTAATAAAATCCCAGTTTTGACTACCGTGTGGATCGCTAATAGAGAGGAGCCCATCACCCACCCCAACCTCAACTCAGCACAGCTCAAGATCTCAAACGATGGCAATCTTGCCATCGTAGTAAACCATGGTAGCAACACTCAATCTATAGTTTGGTCCACTCATATTGTCAATAATAGGACACACAACAGCCTAAACATCACTAGCGCTGCCGTTCTCTTGAATAGTGGAAACCTTGTCCTCAAAGAGAGCCCATCATCTGACTTATCGGTGTGGCAGAGCTTCGACAACCCAACAGATGTTTGGCTTGCTGGTGCCAAGTTTGGCAGGAACAAGGTCACCGGTTTTAGTCGTTATGGGATCTCAAAGAAGAGCCTCATTGATCCAGGTCTCGGCTCATACAGTATTGAACTAGAAGGCACCAGGGGGATTGTCCTTAAGCACCGTAACCCCTCCATAGAATACTGGCTTTATGCATCCTCCACAGCAGCATCGTTGGTACCAGTAGTCAATTCATTGCTAAGTTTGGATCCTCGGACTAAAGGTTTATATAACCTAGTATATGTCAATGATGACCAAGAAGAGTACTACATGTATACTTCACATGATGAATCATCTTCCATGTTTGTCTCACTAGACATCTCTGGTCAGATAAAGTTGAATCTTTGGTCCCAAGCAAATCAGTCTTGGCAAACAATATATGCCCAGCCTGATGATCCCTGCGATCCACCTGCTGCCTGTGGACCTTTCGCGGTATGCAGAGGCAAGCCGCATCCATCATGTGACTGTATGGAGAGCTTCTCTAAGAAGTCACCGCATGATTGGGAGTTTGAGGATCGAATAGGAGGATGCATCAGGAATACACCATTACATTGCACTACTTCAAAGAACATCACAAGTTCAACAGACATTTTCCATCCCATTGCTCAAGTTACACTGCCCTACAACCCACAAAGCATAGCTGTTGCCACCACTCAGAGCAAATGCGAAGAAGCTTGTCTCAGTTCATGTTCCTGCACTGCTTATTCCTATAAAAATAACAGATGCTCTGTCTGGAATGGAGAATTGCTTAGTGTAAATCTGGATGATGGCATCGATAACACTTCCAAAGATGTTCTTTATCTCCGCCTTGCTGCCAAAGATTTCTCGGCAAatttaagaaaaaagaaaagaaaaccaaatgTTGGCGTTGTTACTGCTGCAAGCATTATTGTTGTTGTGTTACTAATGCTCATGCTGTTGCTACTGATTTGGAGGAATAAATGCAAGTGGTGCGGTTTGCTGCCAATATATTCTGACAATCAAGGGAGTGCTGGTAGGATTGTAGCCTTTAGATACACTGATTTAGTTCGTGCTACTAAAAAATTCTCAGAAAAGCTGGGAGGAGGTGGTTTTGGTTCAGTATACAAGGGAGTGTTAAGTGACTCAAAGACTACTATAGCAGTCAAAAGGCTTGATGGTGCCCATCAAGGAGAGAAGCAATTCAGGGCTGAGGTGAGCTCAGTTGGACTAATCCAACATATCAACCTAGTAAAATTGATTGGTTTCTGCTGTGAAGGTGATCACAGATTACTTGTGTATGAACACATGTTAAATGGGTCTCTTGATAGTCATCTATTTAAAAAGAGAAAtgctgctgcttctgctgctgTTCTAAATTGGAACACTAGATATCAAATAGCCCTAGGAGTTGCCAAAGGATTGTCCTACTTGCATCAAAGTTGCCACAAATGCATCATACACTGTGATATTAAGCCAGAGAACATACTTCTGGATGCATCATTTGTTCCTAAAGTTGCAGACTTTGGGCTGGCAGCGTTTGTGGGAAGGGATTTTAGCCGAATTCTGACTTCATTCAGAGGAACTACAGGTTATCTTGCCCCAGAGTGGCTTAGCGGAGTTGCGGTCACACCAAAAATTGATGTTTATGGCTTTGGCATGTTGCTGCTGGAAATCATATCAGGAAGGAGGAATTCGTCACCTGAGACATCACACTACACCAATAGCAGCAGCAATGTGGACCAGCATGTTGGATATTTCCCTGTGCAAACCATCAGCAAGCTTCACAGCGGAGATGTAAAGAGTTTGGTGGATCCACAGTTACATGGTGACTTCAATTTGGAAGAGGCTGAAAGGGTTTGCAAAGTTGCATGCTGGTGCATCCAAGATAATGAGTTTGATCGGCCGGCGATGGGTGAAGTGGTCCAGGTTCTCGAGGGCCTACGGGAGATTGATGTGCCGCCGATGCCAAGACTACTTGCAGCTCTAACGGAACAGTCTGGTGCTGCAACTTTAATGTAA